One Lysinibacillus fusiformis genomic window carries:
- a CDS encoding sugar isomerase domain-containing protein, with protein MHAYFLEIQRLLQTVIVQEQENIAVAAQKIVQRVQRGGIVQLFGCGHSHLLAQDAFYRAGGLVPVRPITIEPLTLQAGALTSSKNEKDPTIIERHKHCFDFQKNDVCIVISTSGRNYAPIDAALLAKEAGVLVMSLQSLTYREQQTRHRSGMRLEDVVDVVINTHIPVGDGLLRRQNLQYAPASTVIGSAVLHAIFSQVIEQMADFQGILPVFESNNVESNLHHNDVMIANYQNRINFK; from the coding sequence ATGCATGCTTATTTTCTGGAAATACAGAGACTTTTACAAACGGTGATTGTGCAGGAGCAAGAAAATATAGCAGTAGCTGCACAAAAGATCGTTCAACGAGTTCAACGTGGTGGAATCGTCCAATTATTTGGTTGTGGCCATTCTCACCTTTTAGCACAAGACGCATTTTACCGTGCAGGTGGGCTTGTGCCTGTCCGTCCAATTACGATTGAACCTTTAACATTACAAGCGGGGGCATTGACATCATCAAAAAATGAAAAAGACCCCACTATAATAGAGCGACATAAGCATTGTTTTGATTTTCAAAAAAATGATGTTTGTATCGTGATATCGACATCAGGGAGAAATTATGCCCCTATAGATGCTGCTTTGCTCGCAAAGGAAGCAGGTGTGCTTGTCATGTCGCTTCAATCACTTACTTATCGCGAACAGCAGACTCGCCACCGTAGTGGGATGCGTTTAGAAGATGTTGTCGATGTCGTCATCAATACGCATATACCCGTTGGTGATGGCTTGTTACGTCGTCAAAATTTGCAGTATGCACCAGCTTCTACGGTTATTGGCTCGGCAGTACTGCATGCTATTTTTAGTCAAGTGATTGAGCAAATGGCAGATTTTCAGGGTATCTTGCCTGTTTTTGAAAGTAACAATGTAGAATCTAATCTGCATCATAATGATGTCATGATTGCAAACTATCAAAATCGCATTAACTTTAAGTGA
- a CDS encoding GntR family transcriptional regulator, whose translation MLDKNSHIPIYIQIEEIIKQRIYLEDYKIGENIPSERELSVQFDVSRMTVRQSITNLVNSGLLYREKGRGTYVANPKLEQPLMGLTSFTEDMRARGMEPSSKVLRFEKIIPPVDVAGDLLLEPGEEVFFVVRIRNADAKPMAIERTYIPVKVYPELDEKKIMGSLYALIEAKFHQKIGNAIQQMEAAIVAKDDSKYLQINGTAPVLIIKRTSYLADGVPFELVRSTYRADRYKFISEIKR comes from the coding sequence TTGTTAGATAAAAATTCTCATATACCGATTTATATACAAATAGAAGAAATCATAAAGCAACGCATTTATTTAGAGGACTACAAAATCGGCGAAAATATACCCTCTGAGCGAGAGCTTTCAGTACAGTTTGATGTAAGTCGAATGACAGTGCGTCAATCCATTACCAATTTAGTGAATAGCGGTCTTCTGTACCGCGAAAAAGGGAGAGGCACTTATGTAGCCAATCCAAAATTAGAACAACCACTGATGGGATTGACAAGTTTTACAGAAGATATGCGTGCGCGTGGAATGGAGCCAAGTAGTAAAGTCTTGCGCTTTGAAAAAATTATTCCACCAGTAGATGTTGCAGGAGATTTATTGTTAGAGCCAGGAGAAGAAGTATTCTTTGTTGTGCGGATACGTAACGCTGATGCTAAGCCAATGGCCATTGAAAGAACGTATATTCCTGTAAAGGTATATCCTGAATTAGATGAAAAGAAAATTATGGGCTCTCTTTATGCGTTGATTGAAGCGAAATTTCATCAAAAAATTGGCAATGCCATTCAGCAAATGGAGGCGGCAATTGTTGCTAAAGACGATAGTAAATATTTGCAAATCAATGGTACAGCACCAGTGTTAATCATTAAACGAACAAGTTACTTAGCAGATGGCGTTCCATTTGAGCTAGTGCGTAGTACTTATCGTGCAGATCGATACAAATTCATTAGTGAAATTAAAAGGTGA
- the nagA gene encoding N-acetylglucosamine-6-phosphate deacetylase: MGNTLLISNVTIVNHDEIPFKGDVFIENGRIIKLSHALYDKAEQYIDGKDKNWLLLPGYIDMHIHGSAGHDTMDATQKALHQMARSLVKEGVTGFLATTMTQSIPAIEHALVNIAQFENNDDEAELLGIHVEGPYVSKKRAGAQPVEYIILPSVEQFTHWQQLSKKRIKQITVAPEVEGGFALIEELCKQGVLVSVGHSDATIEEVNKAIALGIKQATHLYNQMRPFHHRSPGVVGGVFLEDKVKVELITDFVHSHPQSVRLAHRVKGATGIILITDAMRAKGLQYGDYDLGGQTVHVTESGAHLSNGALAGSVLTMEQAVKNMKAVTNCSLQDLVAMSSANAAEQLQLATKGRIAEGFDADFVLLDQKLNVQKTICRGKVVFEKSK, encoded by the coding sequence TTGGGGAATACGCTATTAATTTCCAATGTCACAATAGTCAATCATGATGAGATACCTTTTAAAGGTGATGTATTCATTGAAAATGGTCGGATTATTAAACTAAGTCATGCATTATATGACAAGGCAGAGCAATATATTGATGGCAAGGATAAAAATTGGTTGCTACTTCCTGGATATATTGATATGCACATTCATGGATCCGCAGGACATGATACGATGGATGCCACTCAGAAAGCGCTCCATCAAATGGCTCGTTCATTAGTTAAAGAAGGTGTTACAGGTTTTCTTGCAACGACCATGACACAATCTATCCCAGCTATTGAACATGCATTAGTCAATATAGCCCAATTTGAAAATAATGATGATGAAGCTGAGTTGTTAGGGATACATGTTGAGGGACCATATGTGTCAAAGAAACGAGCAGGTGCACAGCCAGTGGAATATATCATTTTACCATCTGTCGAGCAATTTACTCACTGGCAGCAATTAAGCAAAAAACGTATTAAACAAATTACGGTAGCTCCTGAGGTAGAGGGTGGATTTGCGCTTATTGAAGAACTTTGCAAACAAGGAGTACTTGTTTCGGTTGGACACTCTGATGCAACTATAGAAGAGGTGAATAAGGCGATAGCATTGGGGATCAAGCAAGCGACTCATTTATATAACCAAATGCGTCCTTTCCATCATCGTAGTCCAGGAGTTGTAGGGGGAGTTTTCTTAGAAGATAAGGTGAAGGTAGAGTTAATAACAGATTTTGTGCATAGTCATCCGCAGTCGGTGAGACTAGCCCATCGCGTAAAAGGAGCAACAGGTATTATTTTAATTACCGATGCTATGCGTGCTAAAGGGCTACAATACGGGGACTATGATTTGGGCGGGCAAACAGTACATGTGACAGAAAGTGGCGCACATTTATCGAATGGCGCCTTAGCTGGTAGTGTTTTAACAATGGAACAGGCAGTGAAAAATATGAAAGCGGTAACAAATTGTTCTTTACAGGATCTCGTCGCCATGTCATCTGCAAATGCCGCTGAACAATTACAACTAGCAACCAAAGGACGTATTGCAGAAGGTTTTGATGCAGATTTTGTATTACTCGATCAAAAATTAAATGTACAAAAAACTATTTGTCGAGGTAAAGTTGTATTTGAGAAATCAAAGTAA
- the aspS gene encoding aspartate--tRNA ligase: MATRTHASNELSEALQGEKVVLKGWVQRRRDLGGLIFIDLRDRTGITQVVFSPDVAEAHALADKVRSEYVIEIEGTVILRSEDQINPNVPNGKIEVEATSLVVINTARTTPFQIEDRTDVSEDLRLKYRYLDLRRPVMFDTFKMRSDVTRTIRNFLQNEGFLEVETPILTKSSPEGARDYLVPSRVHEGEFYALPQSPQLFKQLLMVAGFEKYFQIARCFRDEDLRADRQPEFTQVDIETSFLTQEEILEMNERLIQAVMKDIKGIDIPAPFQRMKYQEAMDRYGSDKPDVRFGLELVALNDIFDGCDFKVFADTVAQGKQVKSINIKGAADKYSRKDMDELTKFVGIYGAKGLAWLKVTEEGLNGPIAKFFDEALAAALIERMGAEVGDILVFVADKASVVAASLGALRTKLGQDLELIDESQFAFLWITDWPLLEYSEEDGRYKAAHHPFTRPFDEDIALMDTDPAAVRAQAYDIVLNGYELGGGSLRIYERELQEKMFTLLGFTAEEAKAQFGYLLEAFEYGVPPHAGLAFGLDRFVMLLAGRTNLRDTIAFPKTASASCLLTNAPSTVSPDQLSELSLAIKPFRK, translated from the coding sequence ATGGCAACAAGAACACATGCTAGTAACGAGCTATCTGAAGCGTTACAAGGCGAAAAAGTCGTATTAAAAGGTTGGGTGCAACGTCGCCGTGACTTGGGCGGATTAATTTTCATTGATTTACGTGATCGAACAGGAATTACACAAGTTGTATTTAGCCCTGATGTAGCTGAAGCTCATGCTTTAGCTGATAAAGTACGTAGTGAATACGTCATCGAAATCGAAGGGACAGTAATTCTTCGCTCAGAAGATCAAATCAACCCAAATGTGCCAAACGGAAAAATTGAAGTGGAAGCGACAAGTTTAGTCGTTATTAATACAGCGAGAACTACACCATTCCAAATTGAAGACCGTACGGATGTATCAGAAGACTTGCGTTTAAAATACCGTTACCTTGACCTACGTCGTCCAGTAATGTTTGATACTTTCAAAATGCGTTCAGATGTAACGCGTACAATTCGTAACTTTTTACAAAATGAAGGCTTCCTAGAAGTAGAAACACCAATTTTAACGAAGTCTTCTCCTGAAGGTGCACGTGACTATTTAGTGCCATCACGCGTACATGAAGGTGAATTTTATGCATTACCACAATCTCCGCAATTATTTAAACAATTATTAATGGTCGCTGGATTTGAGAAATATTTCCAGATTGCGCGATGCTTCCGTGATGAAGACTTACGCGCAGACCGTCAGCCTGAATTCACACAGGTCGACATTGAAACAAGCTTTTTAACACAAGAAGAAATTTTAGAAATGAACGAGCGTCTTATTCAAGCAGTTATGAAAGATATTAAGGGCATCGACATTCCTGCACCATTCCAACGTATGAAATATCAAGAAGCAATGGATCGTTATGGTTCGGATAAACCAGACGTGCGTTTTGGTTTAGAACTAGTAGCGCTTAACGATATTTTTGATGGCTGTGATTTCAAAGTATTTGCTGATACAGTTGCGCAGGGCAAACAAGTAAAAAGTATCAACATAAAAGGTGCAGCAGACAAATACTCACGTAAAGACATGGATGAGTTAACGAAATTCGTAGGTATTTATGGTGCGAAAGGTCTTGCTTGGCTAAAAGTAACAGAGGAAGGCTTAAATGGTCCAATTGCGAAATTCTTTGATGAAGCATTAGCAGCAGCATTAATCGAACGCATGGGCGCTGAAGTTGGCGATATTTTAGTATTTGTTGCCGATAAAGCTTCTGTTGTTGCAGCTTCTCTTGGCGCACTTCGTACGAAATTAGGGCAAGATTTAGAGTTAATTGATGAATCACAATTTGCATTCTTATGGATTACAGACTGGCCATTATTGGAGTATTCTGAAGAAGATGGTCGCTACAAAGCAGCGCATCATCCATTCACACGTCCATTTGATGAGGATATTGCATTAATGGATACAGATCCAGCAGCAGTTCGTGCGCAAGCATATGATATCGTGTTAAATGGTTATGAGCTTGGTGGTGGTTCGTTACGTATTTACGAACGTGAACTACAAGAAAAAATGTTTACATTACTTGGTTTCACAGCAGAAGAAGCAAAAGCACAATTCGGCTACTTATTAGAAGCTTTTGAATACGGTGTGCCACCACATGCTGGTCTTGCGTTTGGTCTTGACCGCTTCGTGATGCTACTTGCGGGCCGTACGAACTTACGTGACACGATTGCATTCCCGAAAACAGCAAGTGCAAGCTGCTTACTGACAAATGCACCAAGTACAGTGTCTCCTGATCAATTGAGTGAGCTAAGTTTAGCAATCAAACCATTTAGAAAATAA
- the hisS gene encoding histidine--tRNA ligase, which translates to MSFKVPRGTQDILPGQSEKWQKVEAIIRDLCRVYRYNEIRTPIFEQTELFARGVGETTDVVQKEMYTFEDRGGRSLTLRPENTAGVVRAYVEHKMFGAPDQPVKLSYLGPMFRYERQQAGRYRQFVQFGVEAIGSADPAIDAEVIALAMDVYESTGLKDLKLVINSLGDKETRDAHRTALINHFEPHIEEFCSDCQNRLQKNPLRILDCKVDREHPLMVTAPALTDFLTADSATYFAQVKMYLDTLGITYEVDPNLVRGLDYYNHTTFEIMSTAAGFGSITTLCGGGRYNGLVEEIGGPNVPGIGFALSIERLLLALEAENVELDTASSLDVYMIAMGEEAKLKAVELTSSFRAKGISTEMDYLDRKMKAQMKSADRLGAKFTIVLGETELEEQVAAVKHMESGEQQKIAFSELVNYLLNK; encoded by the coding sequence ATGAGTTTTAAAGTGCCACGTGGTACCCAAGATATCTTGCCTGGTCAATCCGAAAAATGGCAAAAGGTTGAAGCGATTATTCGCGATTTATGCAGGGTGTATCGTTACAACGAGATTCGTACACCAATTTTCGAGCAAACAGAATTATTTGCTCGTGGTGTCGGTGAAACAACAGATGTTGTACAAAAGGAAATGTATACATTTGAAGATCGTGGGGGGCGTTCGTTAACGCTTCGGCCAGAAAATACAGCTGGTGTTGTCCGTGCGTATGTGGAACATAAGATGTTTGGTGCGCCAGATCAACCTGTAAAGCTTTCCTATTTAGGGCCAATGTTCCGATATGAGCGTCAGCAAGCTGGTCGTTACCGTCAATTTGTGCAATTTGGTGTTGAAGCTATCGGGTCAGCAGATCCAGCAATCGATGCGGAAGTCATTGCACTGGCGATGGATGTTTATGAATCAACAGGTTTAAAGGACTTAAAATTAGTGATTAACTCACTTGGAGACAAAGAAACGCGAGATGCTCATCGTACAGCATTGATAAACCACTTCGAGCCACATATCGAAGAATTTTGCTCAGACTGCCAAAACCGACTACAGAAAAATCCACTGCGCATTTTAGACTGCAAAGTAGACCGTGAGCATCCATTAATGGTTACTGCTCCTGCTTTAACGGACTTTTTAACAGCGGATTCAGCAACGTATTTTGCACAAGTAAAAATGTATTTAGATACGCTAGGTATTACGTATGAGGTAGATCCAAACCTAGTACGCGGTCTAGATTACTACAATCACACAACATTTGAAATTATGTCCACAGCTGCAGGTTTTGGTTCCATTACAACACTTTGTGGTGGTGGTCGCTATAACGGCTTAGTAGAGGAAATCGGTGGACCAAACGTACCGGGAATCGGTTTTGCATTGAGTATTGAGCGCTTATTATTAGCACTTGAAGCAGAAAATGTGGAACTGGATACAGCATCGTCATTGGACGTCTACATGATTGCTATGGGTGAAGAAGCGAAACTAAAAGCTGTAGAACTAACAAGTTCATTCCGAGCAAAAGGTATTTCGACGGAAATGGATTATTTAGACCGTAAAATGAAAGCACAAATGAAATCAGCTGACCGTTTAGGTGCTAAATTTACAATAGTCCTAGGTGAAACAGAACTTGAAGAGCAAGTAGCAGCTGTAAAGCATATGGAATCAGGCGAGCAACAAAAAATCGCCTTCTCTGAATTAGTTAACTACCTATTAAATAAATAA
- a CDS encoding N-acetylmuramoyl-L-alanine amidase: MTTKLLHLTIIFVLLLTITIPSIHDDQKALADTSDLKVTGTILHMREGPGLSYPIITTLEEGDSLTSIGREGDWIQVKTGKYEGWVASWLTASTKAEQTIEKTVISQVDRLNIRTEPDISSAVLGQLSTGNQAILIKESGEWAKINWNGLVGWVSSSYVTINETTEKAPDEPIVEVSTSSGNKSTTFTVLVDSLNIRKKPDLTTKKIGTVSKGQTFKVLTQEHNWVQIQYNEKKTGWVYSFYGTFSNTVKTTSKTSSAKELEAVTIIYNGTNLRTDATTAADVVERVDAGESFQIVGTKDDFYEIQLEGKTAFVANWVVSTSKNKSITTEEKVEPRKKGTLNGITIVIDAGHGGNDHGTTGQRGTDEKNITLKTASLLASKLSAAGANVVMTRESDEYVALRKRVSIAHQHEADAFISLHYDATDNSAISGFTTYYLNGNQKGLADSIHSGLASKIDLKDRGTQQGNYLVLRENRQKAVLIELGFLSNASEERAITTEKFREQATLGIYQGILDFFEVNE; the protein is encoded by the coding sequence ATGACGACGAAACTTTTACATTTAACCATCATCTTCGTACTATTGTTAACGATTACGATTCCAAGTATACATGATGATCAAAAGGCTCTTGCCGATACTAGTGATTTAAAAGTAACAGGAACAATTCTGCATATGCGCGAGGGACCAGGACTTTCTTATCCAATTATTACGACATTAGAAGAAGGCGACTCGCTAACCTCTATCGGTCGTGAGGGTGACTGGATTCAAGTAAAGACCGGAAAATATGAAGGCTGGGTGGCCTCATGGCTGACAGCTTCTACAAAAGCCGAACAAACCATAGAAAAAACAGTTATCTCGCAGGTTGATCGACTGAATATACGAACAGAGCCAGATATTTCTTCAGCAGTTCTTGGTCAACTTTCAACTGGTAATCAGGCAATTTTAATAAAAGAAAGTGGCGAGTGGGCAAAAATTAATTGGAATGGACTAGTCGGTTGGGTCTCTTCAAGCTATGTTACGATTAATGAAACAACAGAAAAAGCACCCGATGAACCAATAGTTGAAGTTTCTACCTCAAGCGGCAACAAAAGTACAACCTTTACCGTTTTAGTTGATTCTCTAAACATCCGTAAAAAGCCAGATTTAACAACTAAAAAAATAGGAACCGTTAGCAAAGGACAAACCTTTAAAGTACTTACTCAAGAACATAACTGGGTACAGATTCAGTACAATGAAAAAAAGACAGGGTGGGTTTATAGCTTCTACGGTACGTTTTCAAATACAGTGAAGACTACGTCTAAAACTTCGTCTGCGAAGGAACTAGAAGCCGTCACGATTATTTATAACGGGACAAACCTACGAACTGACGCCACCACAGCAGCAGATGTGGTTGAACGTGTAGACGCCGGTGAATCTTTTCAAATTGTCGGCACTAAAGATGATTTTTATGAAATCCAATTAGAAGGCAAAACTGCCTTTGTAGCAAATTGGGTCGTTTCAACTTCCAAAAATAAATCGATAACGACAGAAGAAAAAGTAGAACCACGAAAGAAAGGAACACTAAATGGCATTACCATTGTCATTGATGCTGGCCATGGCGGTAATGACCATGGTACGACAGGACAACGTGGGACTGATGAAAAAAATATCACCTTAAAAACAGCATCCTTACTAGCATCAAAGTTAAGTGCCGCTGGAGCAAATGTCGTCATGACACGTGAATCAGACGAATATGTTGCGCTTCGCAAGCGGGTTTCCATTGCCCATCAGCATGAGGCTGATGCATTTATAAGCCTTCACTATGATGCAACTGATAATAGTGCCATCTCTGGTTTTACCACTTATTATTTGAACGGCAATCAGAAAGGGCTTGCGGATTCTATACATAGTGGACTTGCAAGTAAAATTGATTTAAAAGATCGTGGTACTCAGCAGGGTAATTACCTAGTACTACGTGAAAACCGTCAAAAAGCAGTATTAATTGAGCTTGGCTTTTTAAGTAATGCAAGTGAGGAACGGGCTATTACCACAGAAAAATTCCGTGAACAAGCAACGCTTGGCATCTATCAAGGTATTCTTGATTTTTTTGAAGTAAATGAATAA
- a CDS encoding manganese catalase family protein → MFQRVNKLLIDLPEVEYGDANAASAVQELLGGKFGEMSTLNNYMYQSFNFRGKKKLKPFYDLVASITAEEFGHVELVANTINLLNKGSSFSAPPDLTPLQNGKDMRSTAAFIASAQTSLAVDSMGMPWTGSNVFTSGNLVLDLLHNFFLECGARTHKMRVYEMTNHPTAREMIGYLLVRGGTHVLAYARALEMATGVEVSKLIPIPNLDNRVFDHARKYEDMGYGNVLFTWNNVGDYKDIDRIWKGTNPTSGQRLYVQEGSPKGYEIPNLDEMPEEFAPGIGPEEFKKIAKRLMENI, encoded by the coding sequence TTGTTTCAACGTGTAAATAAATTGCTGATTGATTTACCTGAGGTAGAGTATGGTGACGCGAATGCAGCGAGTGCGGTACAAGAGCTACTTGGTGGGAAATTTGGTGAAATGTCGACATTAAATAATTATATGTATCAATCTTTTAATTTTCGTGGAAAGAAGAAATTAAAGCCTTTTTATGATTTGGTTGCGAGTATTACCGCTGAGGAATTTGGACATGTCGAGCTTGTCGCGAATACAATAAACTTACTGAACAAAGGTTCTTCATTTTCCGCACCACCTGATTTAACGCCATTGCAAAATGGCAAGGACATGCGCTCAACTGCAGCATTTATTGCCTCTGCTCAAACATCACTCGCTGTTGATTCTATGGGGATGCCATGGACAGGGTCAAATGTTTTTACGAGTGGTAATTTAGTATTAGATTTATTGCATAATTTCTTTTTGGAGTGCGGTGCTAGAACCCATAAAATGCGTGTTTATGAAATGACCAATCATCCAACAGCGAGAGAAATGATCGGCTATTTACTTGTCCGTGGTGGAACGCATGTCCTTGCTTATGCGAGAGCGCTTGAAATGGCAACCGGTGTAGAGGTCTCTAAGTTGATTCCAATTCCAAATCTTGATAACCGTGTATTCGATCATGCACGAAAATATGAGGATATGGGCTATGGTAATGTCCTATTTACATGGAATAATGTGGGGGATTATAAAGATATTGATCGTATTTGGAAAGGGACAAATCCTACCTCTGGTCAACGTTTATATGTACAGGAAGGATCACCAAAGGGCTATGAGATACCAAATTTAGATGAGATGCCAGAAGAATTTGCTCCGGGTATTGGTCCAGAGGAGTTTAAAAAAATTGCTAAGCGTTTAATGGAGAACATATAA
- a CDS encoding DUF2642 domain-containing protein, producing the protein MSQLGSISNPYLYETIRMMIGQAIVVQTGKNIQQGILTSVLPDHIVVEVCRTPFFIRMEEIVWVTLATRRK; encoded by the coding sequence ATGTCGCAGTTAGGAAGCATATCGAATCCATATTTATATGAAACAATAAGAATGATGATTGGCCAGGCAATTGTCGTTCAAACAGGAAAAAATATTCAGCAAGGTATTTTAACCTCTGTTTTACCTGACCATATCGTTGTAGAGGTTTGTCGTACACCCTTCTTTATTCGTATGGAGGAGATTGTATGGGTTACATTGGCAACGAGAAGAAAATAA
- the dtd gene encoding D-aminoacyl-tRNA deacylase → MKVVLQRSKAASVTVHGKVTGAIDKGYVLLVGITHEDTTEDVAYLAKKIANLRLWEDVEGKMNHSLLEHGGAILSVSQFTLYGDTRKGNRPSFTGAARPEVAQPLWEAFNDALRQLGLQVETGVFGAMMDVAFTNDGPVTILLESK, encoded by the coding sequence ATGAAAGTGGTATTACAACGTAGTAAAGCAGCATCTGTTACTGTCCACGGAAAAGTAACAGGCGCTATCGATAAAGGCTATGTACTTCTTGTGGGAATTACACATGAGGACACAACGGAGGATGTAGCATATTTAGCAAAAAAAATAGCTAATCTGCGCCTATGGGAAGATGTTGAAGGAAAAATGAATCATTCCCTGTTAGAGCATGGTGGGGCTATTCTATCCGTCTCCCAATTTACACTGTATGGAGATACAAGAAAAGGAAATCGTCCGAGCTTTACAGGTGCAGCAAGACCAGAAGTAGCACAACCATTATGGGAAGCCTTTAACGATGCTTTGCGTCAACTTGGGTTGCAAGTGGAAACAGGTGTTTTTGGAGCAATGATGGACGTTGCTTTTACGAATGATGGGCCTGTAACGATACTTCTAGAGTCAAAATAA